From a region of the Agrobacterium tumefaciens genome:
- a CDS encoding TIGR01459 family HAD-type hydrolase has translation MAHRIATLGEITAEFDVVLSDVWGVLHNGVAAFPDAAKALQAAREAGKTVVLITNSPRPAPGVITQLRALGVSDEAYDRIITSGDVTRGLIAEGPEKVFLLGPERDLPLLDGLAVERVVEAEAQSVVCTGFFDDETETPEDYTDMLKGFIARKVPMICANPDLVVERGERIIPCAGAMAAYYEQLGGEVRIAGKPHSPIYDACLAAAKDVRGDFDKARVLAIGDGMPTDVKGAISSGLELLYISGGIHAAEYTLNGQTDEALLNAYLKGQGAAPGWWMPRLA, from the coding sequence ATGGCCCATCGCATTGCAACCCTCGGCGAAATTACCGCGGAGTTTGACGTTGTTCTCTCCGACGTCTGGGGCGTTCTGCACAATGGCGTCGCGGCCTTTCCCGATGCGGCCAAAGCACTGCAAGCAGCCCGCGAGGCCGGCAAGACGGTGGTGCTGATTACCAACTCACCGCGTCCGGCCCCCGGTGTCATTACGCAGCTGCGTGCGCTTGGTGTATCGGATGAAGCCTATGATCGGATCATCACGTCTGGCGACGTTACGCGCGGCCTGATTGCTGAAGGCCCGGAAAAAGTGTTCCTGCTTGGTCCTGAGCGTGATCTGCCGCTGCTCGACGGTCTTGCCGTTGAACGCGTCGTTGAGGCTGAGGCGCAATCGGTGGTCTGCACCGGATTTTTCGATGACGAGACGGAAACACCGGAAGATTACACCGACATGCTGAAGGGCTTTATCGCCCGCAAGGTGCCAATGATTTGCGCGAACCCCGATCTGGTGGTCGAGCGCGGCGAGCGTATCATCCCCTGTGCCGGGGCGATGGCCGCCTATTACGAACAGCTTGGCGGCGAGGTCCGCATTGCCGGAAAACCGCATTCGCCGATCTATGATGCCTGCCTTGCCGCAGCCAAAGACGTTCGTGGTGATTTCGACAAGGCACGGGTGCTTGCAATTGGTGATGGCATGCCGACCGATGTGAAGGGTGCGATTTCGAGCGGTCTGGAGCTGCTCTATATCAGCGGCGGTATCCACGCCGCCGAATACACTCTGAACGGCCAGACGGATGAGGCATTGTTGAATGCCTATCTGAAAGGACAGGGTGCAGCACCCGGCTGGTGGATGCCGCGTCTGGCGTAA